One window of the Lactococcus lactis genome contains the following:
- a CDS encoding ABC transporter permease: MNEIFKKRRNLWYKQNIKYLRYVFNDHFVLFLMILLGALVVQYINFLQIHQLNLWGKIILVILISLASQIVGRLATFIESPDKVFLLTKEMEVRAYLVKCLIRSLIIPAVVSALLVLIAAPLLRFNPIFLVLWFVLLVAIKAAWLAYKIWSSQKSGLLDWAFLIDLEEGRKTGTLRLFSLFTNVKGLKSHSHRRKYLDFLLTKTKRTYEYLFTRSFLRSGDYLGLTIRLLILSILAMIFINNGIVAIIMVVVFNYLLIFQLLSLQTAFDYQLLTRIYPLKKAAKTAGLRVLIFRVMMFVTIVELILSLIFVRPFFLSLIILLTNFLLTKFYVRFRLKNK; encoded by the coding sequence ATGAATGAAATTTTTAAAAAACGACGTAACCTTTGGTATAAGCAAAATATAAAATATCTTCGTTATGTTTTTAATGATCATTTTGTTTTGTTCCTGATGATTTTATTAGGAGCTTTGGTAGTTCAGTACATTAACTTTCTACAAATTCATCAGCTGAATTTATGGGGCAAAATTATTTTAGTTATTTTGATCAGTTTGGCTAGTCAAATTGTGGGACGTTTGGCAACATTTATTGAGAGTCCAGATAAAGTTTTTTTACTGACAAAAGAAATGGAAGTTCGGGCATATTTAGTAAAATGTTTAATCCGATCTTTGATTATTCCAGCAGTTGTGTCAGCACTTTTGGTTTTGATTGCTGCTCCATTATTAAGATTTAATCCTATTTTCTTAGTCCTTTGGTTCGTCTTACTTGTCGCAATCAAAGCGGCTTGGTTGGCTTACAAAATTTGGTCTTCTCAAAAAAGTGGACTTTTGGATTGGGCTTTCTTGATTGATTTAGAAGAAGGACGAAAAACAGGAACTTTAAGATTATTTTCACTGTTTACGAATGTTAAGGGACTTAAATCACACAGTCATCGTCGGAAATATCTTGATTTTCTACTGACGAAAACAAAAAGAACTTATGAGTATCTATTTACAAGAAGTTTTTTACGCTCAGGAGATTATCTTGGTTTAACGATTCGTTTACTTATTTTGTCAATTTTAGCGATGATTTTTATTAATAATGGAATTGTTGCCATTATTATGGTGGTTGTATTTAACTATTTGCTTATTTTTCAACTTTTATCATTACAAACGGCTTTTGATTATCAACTTTTAACAAGAATTTATCCACTGAAAAAAGCGGCTAAAACAGCTGGTTTACGGGTGCTTATTTTTAGAGTGATGATGTTTGTGACAATTGTTGAATTGATTCTGTCATTAATTTTTGTTCGACCATTTTTCTTGAGTTTGATTATATTACTTACGAACTTTTTACTGACAAAATTTTATGTTAGATTCCGACTTAAAAATAAATAA
- a CDS encoding ABC transporter ATP-binding protein, which produces MLKVTNLTGGYLGHPVLKDLNFEIKEGELVGLIGLNGAGKSTTIQEIIGLLTPYSGQIELDGLTLQQDLEGYRRKIGFIPETPSLYEELTLREHIEVTALAYGISVDLAFERAEKLLETFRLSDKLDWFPVNFSKGMKQKVMIICAFLVEPSLYIVDEPFMGLDPLAIQDLIDLMIDMKKSGSSILMSTHILSTAEKFCDKFIVLHEGQVVAFGTVEELRTQFNQPKASLDEIYLALTKGNIPNSKEVVEAGKSNE; this is translated from the coding sequence ATGTTAAAAGTAACAAATCTAACAGGTGGCTATTTGGGGCATCCTGTCTTAAAAGACCTTAATTTTGAAATTAAAGAAGGCGAGTTAGTTGGACTCATTGGTTTAAATGGTGCAGGAAAATCGACGACAATTCAAGAAATTATTGGACTTTTGACTCCTTATTCTGGACAAATTGAATTAGACGGCTTAACTTTACAACAAGATTTAGAAGGCTATCGTAGAAAAATTGGTTTCATTCCAGAAACACCAAGTTTGTATGAAGAATTGACTTTGCGTGAACATATTGAAGTGACAGCTTTAGCTTACGGGATTTCTGTTGACTTGGCTTTTGAACGTGCTGAAAAATTATTAGAAACTTTCCGCTTGAGTGATAAATTAGATTGGTTCCCTGTGAATTTTTCAAAAGGGATGAAACAAAAAGTGATGATTATCTGCGCATTCTTAGTGGAACCTTCGCTCTATATTGTTGATGAACCTTTTATGGGACTTGACCCGCTTGCGATTCAGGATTTGATTGACTTGATGATTGACATGAAAAAATCAGGAAGTTCGATTTTAATGAGTACACATATCTTGTCCACAGCTGAAAAATTCTGTGATAAATTTATTGTTTTGCATGAAGGTCAAGTTGTTGCTTTTGGAACAGTAGAAGAATTGCGTACTCAATTTAATCAGCCTAAGGCAAGTTTAGATGAAATTTATCTTGCCTTAACAAAAGGAAATATTCCAAACTCTAAAGAAGTTGTAGAGGCAGGAAAGTCAAATGAATGA
- a CDS encoding glycerophosphoryl diester phosphodiesterase membrane domain-containing protein: MVRKKAKKKKNANWPLGLIFKYFREFSKFWFEYLSIFVGATIVITLVIIPLLESISELIMRVSGIPYVSYNNLGNLLQQHFLGVLGLVVVLFVLIFLVYLQFIVQFQGIRLIQARTFSLKSLFRQVISDLKNVRIQQLVFFVFYFLLIIPFGRYVFSTQLLSKIKIPVFTFEFFFKSWQNMIILFLFYAITFWISTRLILTLPLMILKGQSLKVAIKESLKRTKGVRNFFRLSVYFGLIGLFSIIMQGLLFMGGYFAQDYLDKNSFALVGAVSILDLIWLGSSIISTLSLVMLFSYLMREADLEAFEISEVVKKSPKVRRKYKIIFSTLAVLIFALVSWTYVEGFMDTVPLTISHRGVDEENGVQNTIPAMEATAKSKPDYVEMDIQETKDHQFVVFHDPTLKDLAGIDIPPQKLTLAELTNTVVSENGKKALIPSFDDYLAAAEKVNQKLLVEIKVSPFDSLKMVENFSKKYGARLLKDKAMIHSLDYNALLIEQKINPKIKVSFILPFNLLFPQTKMSAYTMEATTLNSSFVDKAQARKQMVFAWTVNDETDMREQMFNGVDGIITDNLDDLKEVIAEDDDNPSYAQRILRMTSIINIE, translated from the coding sequence ATGGTGAGAAAAAAAGCTAAGAAGAAAAAGAATGCTAATTGGCCACTTGGTTTGATTTTTAAATATTTTCGAGAGTTTTCTAAGTTTTGGTTTGAATATCTTTCGATTTTTGTTGGGGCAACTATAGTCATCACACTTGTTATTATTCCACTTTTAGAATCCATTTCTGAGCTTATTATGCGAGTTAGTGGAATTCCTTATGTTTCTTATAATAATCTTGGAAACTTGCTTCAGCAGCATTTCTTAGGAGTTTTGGGGCTCGTAGTTGTCTTATTTGTGCTCATCTTTTTGGTTTATCTGCAATTCATCGTTCAGTTTCAAGGAATTCGTTTGATTCAGGCGAGAACTTTTAGTTTAAAAAGTTTATTTAGGCAAGTTATTTCGGATCTTAAAAATGTCAGAATTCAACAATTAGTCTTTTTCGTATTTTATTTTCTATTAATTATTCCTTTTGGACGTTATGTCTTTAGTACGCAACTTTTGTCGAAAATTAAAATTCCTGTTTTTACATTTGAATTTTTCTTTAAAAGTTGGCAAAATATGATAATTTTGTTCCTATTTTATGCTATAACATTTTGGATTAGTACCCGTTTAATTTTGACTCTTCCACTGATGATTTTAAAAGGTCAATCATTGAAAGTAGCAATAAAAGAAAGTTTAAAACGAACAAAAGGAGTTAGAAATTTTTTCAGACTATCTGTTTATTTTGGACTTATCGGTTTATTTAGTATAATAATGCAGGGGCTTCTTTTTATGGGCGGCTACTTTGCCCAAGATTATTTGGATAAAAATTCTTTTGCCCTTGTGGGAGCAGTGTCAATACTGGATTTGATTTGGTTGGGAAGCTCTATTATATCTACCTTGAGTTTGGTCATGCTTTTTAGTTACTTGATGAGAGAAGCTGACTTGGAAGCCTTTGAAATTTCAGAAGTAGTAAAAAAATCTCCGAAAGTTAGAAGAAAATATAAAATAATTTTTTCTACTTTAGCTGTTTTAATTTTTGCTTTAGTAAGCTGGACTTATGTTGAAGGATTTATGGATACTGTCCCTTTAACCATTTCACATCGGGGAGTTGATGAAGAAAATGGGGTGCAAAATACAATTCCAGCCATGGAAGCTACGGCTAAATCAAAACCAGATTATGTTGAAATGGATATTCAGGAAACAAAAGACCATCAATTTGTTGTTTTCCATGATCCAACTTTAAAAGATTTAGCTGGAATTGATATTCCGCCACAAAAACTTACCTTAGCAGAATTGACGAATACAGTTGTTTCGGAAAATGGGAAAAAGGCTTTAATCCCAAGTTTTGATGATTATTTAGCGGCTGCTGAAAAAGTTAACCAAAAATTACTGGTTGAGATTAAAGTTTCTCCATTTGATTCTCTAAAGATGGTTGAAAATTTTAGTAAAAAATATGGTGCACGTCTTTTAAAAGATAAGGCTATGATTCATTCTTTAGATTATAATGCTCTTTTAATTGAACAAAAAATTAATCCTAAGATTAAAGTGAGTTTCATCCTTCCCTTCAACTTACTTTTCCCACAAACTAAGATGTCGGCCTATACCATGGAGGCCACAACACTCAATAGTAGTTTTGTGGATAAAGCTCAGGCAAGAAAGCAGATGGTTTTTGCTTGGACGGTCAATGACGAAACGGATATGAGAGAACAGATGTTCAATGGAGTAGATGGAATTATTACAGATAATCTTGATGACTTAAAAGAAGTTATCGCCGAGGATGATGATAATCCGAGCTATGCGCAACGTATTTTAAGAATGACTTCAATAATAAATATAGAATAA
- a CDS encoding HIT family protein — MEDCIFCKIIAGEIPSTKIYEDDDVLAFLDITQTTKGHTLVVPKKHYRNILSMTGEQSAELFSKVPFIANKIVNNLHAKGMNILQNNEEIAGQTVFHTHIHLIPRFDENDGFVGKFTAHDYDLAEIAKEINGQ; from the coding sequence ATGGAAGATTGTATTTTTTGCAAAATTATCGCTGGTGAAATTCCTAGCACCAAAATTTATGAAGATGATGATGTTCTTGCCTTCCTTGATATCACTCAAACAACTAAAGGGCATACATTAGTGGTTCCCAAAAAACATTATCGTAACATTCTTTCAATGACAGGCGAACAATCAGCTGAACTTTTCAGCAAAGTCCCTTTTATTGCCAACAAAATTGTTAATAATCTTCATGCTAAAGGGATGAATATTTTACAAAATAATGAAGAAATCGCTGGTCAAACTGTTTTCCATACTCATATTCACCTTATTCCTCGTTTTGATGAAAATGATGGTTTCGTTGGAAAATTCACTGCTCATGATTATGATTTAGCTGAAATTGCTAAAGAAATCAATGGCCAATAA